The genomic DNA GAGTCGCACGCACGTCGAGAGCGGGCATGGCGTTCGTCCTTTGCTGCCGCTCTTACCGCCGATGATGAGATATCTGACGATGAGGTCGAAGAGAGCCAGCTCAATTTACCTCGGAAGAACCAAGTTCTCGGAGCACTCCAGGTATCCAGCCACAGACCAGAACATACCAGTGTAGATCGTGGCAGTATCGACCATCTCGTTCCTGCGATGGACCGCCAAGGATTCGTTGAAAACGACGCGATGAATCAACTGGTGGATGTGGCTCGAGGGGGGTTGGAAATCATTGCCATCTTGGACAGGGAAGAGAAACTCCGAAGGGAGCAAGCGGAGGCCGAGGACGCTGGTTCGGAGCTCCAATCTGAAATCAAGGAGACGAAGGAGCAATTAGAGGAAGAAATTGATGAGATCGTCGACGAGCTAGATTCTACCACAGCGGACGAATCCGTCAGCGACGCTGACAATGGTACTACCTCCACCGGTGCCAGCGAGAATGGGGACAGCAGTCTCGGAGACTTCGTTGATACCGGGGACACCGATACAGGAAGTTCTACACAAAGTTCAGTTTCGGACGCTGGGGGAGTGTCTAGCGAGAAGGTCCGCGAGAAGCTCACCGAAGATATCAAACCAGAGATTGAGGAGTCCTACAGCGAATTAGAAGCAAGAGTCCAAGAGTACGAGGAGGCTCAAGAGAACCTACGAACCTCTGTCGAGTCGATGTACCTCATGAGCGCAGTAGCTGCGTTCATGACTCACGAGACAGGAGAACTACTTAGAGAGGCGGACAACATGATCGAGGCCTGGGAACAGGTTCCAGAGGAGGAACGTGACGAAGCGTTCGAGTCGAGATTAGAGACAACAAAAGAGGCAAAGGAGAAATTCAACAAGCAACTGGGTTACGCGAAGCGGTTCATGACTGGTCTTGATGAAGGGTTACAGAACGAGCTCTTCGTAAATGGCAAATTGGACGAAGTGATTCACCAGTTCGATCACTATACAGAGGAACGATATATCGAGATTGAAAGGAATGTCCCACAGCGCCTCAAGACTCCAGAATTGAATCCCAGCATCTACACGGGCGTAATTATGAATCTCTTCACTAATGCTGTTAAAGCCGTTCTAGATGTGCCAGCAAAGGACCCAGGAAGGATAATCCGATTCGACGCTGAAAATCGGGACGGCTGGCACATACTTCGTGTCTCCGACACAGGTGTGGGGATTCCAGAAGGAATGGAAGAGCGGATCTTCGACCCGCTTTTCTCGACAACCGATATCTCGGATGAGGGGCCACTCGGGAGTGGTGTCGGTCTCGGACTGTATGTGGTTAAGCGAGTCGTCGAACGCTCTGATGGACAAATCGAGGTTGTTGAGCCTCCGGAGGGGTTCGAAACCTGTTTCGAAGTTAGGTTCAAACGATGAGTCAATCCAGCCCAAAGTGCGTGATGGTATTCGAGGATAAGGAAGAAAATCTCTGGGACTTGGTCAATCCCCTCGAGGAGGACCTTGATCCAGACGAATTCTATGTCGAGAACTTCACGGGAGATAGGTCGGCAAATGAAGACGAGAGCGATGTCGATTTTGTAATGAGAATCTTGGAGGAAGAAGATTATCCAGTCCTCGTAGTTTTAGATGCAGAACTCAACCAATATATTGAAAGCACCGTAAGGAAGTCGGATGTGAAGGATGCTTGTCTTGAACTGGGTGTTCCTCTCTGTGTGTATCATCGTGACGAAGGTGAGTATTCAGACCCCGAGAACATCAAAGAATCAGAAGACCACTTGATCAAATTGGATCCCAAAGAAGGACACGAGCAGATGGCAGAAAGCTGTGCCATCTTAGCGAAGGGGTTCAACGAGATTCAAGAAAAACTCAAAGAGCGATTGGCCGATGCTGACCCTGAAGATCTCCTTGAGCCGCCATCGGAGTTTATGAAGGATATTACCGATGTGCCCGTAAGTGCGAAAGCGAATCTCGACAAATACTCTTGGGGACAGTCAGAGAGCGTTGCAATCCTGAAAGAAGGGGGAGATAAGCAAGACAGTATCCGCCGTAAATCCACTGTCCTCGGCTACTGGATCCACAACCAGCTTCTGGAATATCCTGGTGTCCTGCTGAATCCGGTTGCAGCAGCCTCATATCTGGGGGTAAATCACGAAGTCTTTGCTGAGGATGAAGAATACCATGAACCGCTGGAAGAAGCCCTCTATCAAGGGCCCTTCTCGGGACTTGATAATTGGTGGTGGAAAGCCGAAATTGATGGCCTACTAAACCGAAATACAACCCCTGAAGATGGTAGCGTCATTTCTGGCAGAGAGTTCCTCTCTCGAGAAGGATACGATATCGGACCAGTACAATGTTTAGAAGGGCACGATGGAGCAGGATATTATTGCATACTGACGGGAGAGCCAGTCTGTGAGGACGACTCAGTGAGTCCGGAAGCGTGGATACCGGCTGGTGCATCGATATCGAGGATCTCCGAAGGGGAGTATATGAAACTAAGCGGGTGGGACTGACGATATTATGTCTATTGCACAAGTTAATGGGGAAGATCTTGACAACCTCCAAACTGCTTTTTCAACATTTATTTACCAGATTCTATCTGAGACTGAGTCTCCCCAGAGATTCAGTTTCTCAGACAAGTTTAATCTTGAATTCGAAGATAACACTCATATCATATTTGAAACCGGAGATTCAGAATGTCTCTTCATTGGACCTCTTTCGTATCGGCCCGGCGACTCAAGCGAGTCTATAGAGATCTACATCCAATTCGGATTAACAGTGAGGGCAAAAGATCTCGAAGATCGTAGATGTTACGAGGTGGTCAAATCTGCGACAGAGGTTGTGTATCTGAGGATTAAGGAGAACGAAGAGGGTGAAGAATACCGTGAGAGGGCCCAGGGACTTCACTTCGATTTTGACATAACCCCAGATCACGAGCTGGACGGGGAATATGCCAACCATCCCGTCTTTCATGCCCAGTATAATCCGAATTGTGTAGACACCAGCGCAATTGACCGTTGGGACCCCGAAACTCACAACACTTCCTATCCAGATTATCCACGTATCCCCTGCGCTCCGTTCGATTTTGTGTCGGTAATCTACATGATTATGAACGATCACTTACCAAAGGAGGTTCGCAAGAACAAGGGATGGCCACAAAATGTTCTCCACGAGTATTTGCCTCGATTCCCGAGGGAACCGTTTGAACTCGCCCCGGCAGACAATCTTCGGATGACACCAGAGTGGTGGTATCTTTTCCCAAGTCGGAATGAGGATGGGTCCCCTAGATTAAGGCCAGACCACCACCGTCCTTTGTAGTGGATGATTTAGCACGCCCCGCGGGGCTGAGCGGAGCGGTGTCTATTTTTTCGCCAGTGCCCTTAGGCACACCTCCCTAAGGGGC from Haloglomus litoreum includes the following:
- a CDS encoding sensor histidine kinase, whose amino-acid sequence is MSQTDREEILESGETTFSSDSKLLSEIGERLIATPDIALAELIKNSYDADATKCNIWLEDDRETLVVKDDGHGMTKEEFLNYWMTVATTSRLEQETSKRYNRELTGAKGVGRFAVRNLGLELELSTVAKYDEHDEYRRLTAYFRWADFESGEQLEEENVEYVIEPATESEEGTELRISDLQDSWTQEELEEVSGEVLDIISAPYETNRSLMDQDDEQVDPGFSVYFAPPGEGSPTKSAAQEIYERYVAKISIEIEADKLTYECEYPYGYDEDEAEERTYEFTLDRNLIGDLHGEIRYFNRNYPGVFRGMDKIDGRSAPKWLKENGGIRVIDKNFRVPPYGDQGNDWLNISESHARRERAWRSSFAAALTADDEISDDEVEESQLNLPRKNQVLGALQVSSHRPEHTSVDRGSIDHLVPAMDRQGFVENDAMNQLVDVARGGLEIIAILDREEKLRREQAEAEDAGSELQSEIKETKEQLEEEIDEIVDELDSTTADESVSDADNGTTSTGASENGDSSLGDFVDTGDTDTGSSTQSSVSDAGGVSSEKVREKLTEDIKPEIEESYSELEARVQEYEEAQENLRTSVESMYLMSAVAAFMTHETGELLREADNMIEAWEQVPEEERDEAFESRLETTKEAKEKFNKQLGYAKRFMTGLDEGLQNELFVNGKLDEVIHQFDHYTEERYIEIERNVPQRLKTPELNPSIYTGVIMNLFTNAVKAVLDVPAKDPGRIIRFDAENRDGWHILRVSDTGVGIPEGMEERIFDPLFSTTDISDEGPLGSGVGLGLYVVKRVVERSDGQIEVVEPPEGFETCFEVRFKR